The Candidatus Obscuribacterales bacterium genome includes the window CCAATCAACAGCCAACGCCGTCAGAGTCTGGTGACGTACCCCAAGTACCCACCTCTCCTGATCTGGTTCCTCCTCGACGCGCAACCCCTCCGGCCAACACTAACCTCGATCGCTCTGATCAACGTTCAGGACAACCTAGCCCAATGTCTTCTTCAGTCTCTTCGCAATCGTCTACTACTCTTGTGTCTTCACCTACCCCATCCGTGTCAGCTACCAACAGTTCACCGAATCTGTCCGCCCATCACCCCATTCCACCAGCTAGCGAGCCGAAGCAATTCCGAGCTATTGGGCTAGTTCAAGCTCAATATCAGCCCTCGGAGGAAAGCTTCACTCGCGGTTTCCTGAAAACCGAAGACGGTCATTTAATCGATGCCGTCTTGCTAGGACGGGTGATGAGCTTGGTCAAAAAGCATATTGATCTCGACCAATCCCATCTCTGGGTGGTCTATCCACGCACGCGGGAAAAGCAGCATGAGCTGCATGTGCAAATTGTTGGCGTCTGGGAACCAGAAACCCTCGCCCAAGTGCCCGGAGAGGAGGGTGAGACGGATGAATCGAGTGAGTCATCTGAGCCACCAGCCGCTGCAACTGCAGAGGAAACGGCCCCGGTTGAGGAGCAGCCTGAGGAGGTCGCCCCTGTAGCTGAAGCCAGCACCACTGAGGAGCCCGATAGCCCAGAGGTTACGGCAGCCGCAGACTCCGAGAGCGATCGCTCCCCTGCAACCAATCCAGCAGCGACCGAATCATCCTCCCCGCAACTGCTGTCCAAACCCAAGCTGGTTCCCCCCATGCGTCCCGTTGAGCCCGTGGCACCACCAGCTCCGCCAGCTCCAGCTCCAGCTCCCGTTTCTGTCGTTGATCCCCAAGACGGTTACTTTTCCATCCGGGGTGAAGTGATTGGGGTGGCGGAAGACCAGCAGCAAATTACTGTGCGTATTCAGCAAGCTCCCCGCAAATCTGGGGCAGAGGCCAAGGCCTTTCGACTGATTTTGTGCGGTTCTCTAGATGGCAAGCTCATCGGTCACTTTTGGGATTTGCATGTCAGACGCCATCAAGATCAGTTGGTGATTGAAGAAGGCACCCGCATTGGGATTGCGCCGCCTCGCCATAAACCCAAAGCTAAGGCTCCGAAGAAAAAGAAAAAGCAAAACTTGGTGAAGGTGAAGCGCAAGGATCAGCGTACCGAGGGGGCGGAGGCAACCACGGAGGCGACCGCAACAACAGAGGGCGTGACGCCAGAGACCACGGCTATCTCAGTCGCTCCCGAAGCGCCAGAAGCGACAGAGGCTGCGACCCCAGCGGCAGACGTCGCCGCAGTGGAAGCTCCAGCAACGGAACCAGAACAAGACACGCCTCCCGTTGCAGTCGATGAAACACCTGAGCCAACGCCAGTGGAAACAGCCAGCCCTGCCGACGCAGAGGTCGAAGATCCTCAGGACTCTAAGGTAGACGAAGCCTAGTAGGCGGCGGAACGTTACTCTGTCGTTGGGGCACCAGCATTACCCAAGCCATTGTGCCCTGAGCGACGTCAAAGGGCACGATGGCTGACTTCGGCTTCGCTCAGCCATCGTCATCCCTGGGGTGTTATGTGCCGCCTGGAATTGGCAGGAGCGATCGCTGCTCCCCACCAACCTCACACCCGTCTGAGAGATGATTACAACCGTCTCTCAGATTTTTTTTTGCAGATTAGCCTACTGGCTCAGCGCCCGCAGAAACTGCTGGAGACCCGATAGCAGCCCCGGACGTTTTATTGCACTGGGTTGGGCCGCCTGTGATTCGTCACCACCGGTCGCCTGCAGCAGCAGTTGGTTGAGGGCTTCTCCCACCGGTTTGCGAGGTTCTTCAGCAATCAGCTCATACTCGCCTTCTTCCCGTTCTAGCCATACCCGCCAAGAAGATGGATAGGAACGAGAAATAGCGGCTCCGTCGGTGGGCTGCAGGTAATAGCAGGAGTCAAATTGGCTCAGAAATCGCTCCCGCAGTTGCCGGCCAGCATAGCCGATGCCAATGGTGGCAATATCTTCTAAACGAGGATTCAGGAGTACCACAGGGCGATCGCCTGCTTCGGTACAGAGTTCTTCCAATTGCCCCACTTCCACCGAGGACGGTTCGATAAAGATGAACAGCTCCTCATCAGGCTGCATTTTGGCCTTCAGCTCTCCCATGCCACGAATGGCGTAGTCTTTGTCTCCCCAGTCGCGACGGGCCAAAGCTGCCGCCCCAGCATCAGGAAAGAAGACCCGTAGCCTTGAGCCTCGATCCTCAAAGGCCGATAGAAACTGTTGGGCAATCGGCATCATCCGCAGTTCAGGAAACACCAGCTCAACTTGTAGTCGCGTATGGCCATCCTCCAGAGCCGCCTGGGTGGCAACCATGGCCTCAGCGATCGCGTCTTCTAAACTTTTGGGTAATTGTTCCATAAAACACCTATGGTTATGCAGCGTCTGGTTAGCGTCAAAGCATTCGGGCCGTCCTAACTGAGAGGCAGATCATAGCTGCCCCCACCCCGGCTTCTCCGTCGGATCGACGTACCCTTGCAAGAGTTCAGGGTTAAACGACTTGAGCAATCGCGTGGCCTTGTTGGTCAGGTTGGGTGCGCCCTTCACCACCACCAGATACTTGCCTTGCTTAAGACGATTGCGGTAAGGCAGAGCATCACCGCCCCCCACCGACAGGCCAACCCCACCCCCCACAAAAAAGCTGCCCATAGCTCCACCGATCGCCCCCAAGAGCCCACCGATGATTTGGTTACCCACGGCTCCCAAGGCTGGAATCAGTTGATATTGGGTGGATAGATTGAACGCAACCCCAGCAGCGAAGCCAAAGGGAACCAGCCAAAATGACATGAGCCGCATTTGCTTGCGGGCAGGTTTGCTCGGGTCAATAAACCCATATTCATCAGCAGTTTGATAGCCCTTGCCAAGAATACTGACACTGTTGGCAGGAAATCCTTCCGTTTCCAACTCGGTATAGGCTGCTTCGGCGGTCATTCGATCCGGTAAGACCGCAATGAGATAATTCATAGTTGTGAACCTGCTTCGTCCTTTAAAACCTAGGGTATCCACCGGTCAAATCATCATCCGGCTCATACTTCAGCGTAGCGCCATCCCGATTCTTCCACCAAACCGGCCCCTTGCGCTAGATGGGAACCAAGCCCAGCCCAGCCAGCCTAGTCCCATCCGGATAAGATTTAGATACCCGTAAACGTGACGATGGCTCATCCATCAGCCTGTGTTACAGTCGAACTTCGCTACACGTTCCTCTAGAACTACTCACCCCAGACTCATAACAGATATGATCCAAGTCATCGTTCAACGCGTTGAGACTCTGGCCAAGATGATCCAGTGCTGGGTACGTCGAACCCTACCATCGTCCCTGGTGATCGGGGCGATCGCTTGTTTCTTGGCTGCTTGTCTGGGCTCTGCCGGCCAGGCTGGCCAGGCTCAGAGCGCCACCTGCCCCACCTCATCGCAGTGGGTGGCTGCCTACAGCGGTCGCCAAATCAACTATCCCCATATTTTCTGCGGAGAACTACGAGACGGACAGCTCAGCGGCTTCCACTCCCGCCCCAATGGGCAAAATCCCAGCACCGTTGGGCAATTCACCATCACTCAATCCGCCAATGCCCAAGGCATCTATGCTGGACAGTGGAGCTACGCAGGCTCATCCTCACCAAGCAAATTCTCCACCATGTTTCCCGATCCCTGCTTAGCCACCCAGGTCTTAAACTCCATCGCCTATGCAGAGGCCCATCGCGTCACCTGTCCTGCCGGCGCGCCCAGTTGGGCCTGGTGTGGACAAAACCGACCAACCAGTGGCTCAGACAACTCATCTCAATTCTGTCCGGCTAGAGATGGAACAACCTTCATCATCGCCGGAGCCAATCTTTCCGATGGTCGCATCAATACCGGGTTCCCCTTACGACAGTAACGAATCCTCTAGTCTTCTACCCGCAGATCATCAAGAACACTGGGTTCAGCCATCCTATGCCGCCAACGCCCAGCGTTTACGCCGAGACGATGTTCACACGATGGCTGAGCCATCAGCACTATGTCAAAACTCAATTGGAATTGGGCAGAATGGACTGCCAACGACTCAGCTCGCTGTGAGGTTTTAGGCTTTTTAAGTCTAGATATTCAAGACAGTCTTGAAAGCGCTGACCAACTACTCACCGTTAGCTCAGAGATAGAAGCTGGACATCTATCCACCTGGGAGCGATCGGGCAATGCTTACCATCTCCGTCTAGAAGCTAAGGGAGCAACCCTCAACAATTTAGTTGTTGATGATCAACCTCTAAACTATCTAAGCTTGTCAGAATTTAAAACCGCCGTCCTTGCTTGGAAAGCAAAGCTTGAGTCAGACAACGATGAGGATCCTAGAGGATCCTAGACAAGGCTGTTAACTCCTTGTCTAGGGGCTACAACTACATCTAGCCAGCAAGCGATCGCCTCCGTTTAGTCAGGGGCGATCGCTATTCATCTTCGTCATCAAACTCATCATCCTCATCGAACTCGTCATCCTCATCCTGCTGCTTGCTAGCATCAATCTGAATTAAATGAATGTGCTTGTACCCCAGCTTAATTTCAAACTCATCACCGGGGCTCAAGCCCATCTTTTCGGTATAGGTTGAACCAATGACAAGTTGACCATTCTTGTGTACACTCACTCGATAGGTTGGCTCTCGTCCACGTCCATCCTTGGCAGCGTCTACCCCCAGAGAGGTTCCCTTCGCAGCCAAAATGGCTTCAAAAAAATCTGCCAGATTGACCCGAACCTGACTATTTTTTCCAACGGTGTAATATCCACATTGCCTAGCTTTTTCGCGACGTGGTAGATGCGAGAGTTCTTTGACCTTTTGAAGCAAAGCTTTTCCAGTTATCGGAGTTGTTG containing:
- a CDS encoding EndoU domain-containing protein, producing the protein MIQVIVQRVETLAKMIQCWVRRTLPSSLVIGAIACFLAACLGSAGQAGQAQSATCPTSSQWVAAYSGRQINYPHIFCGELRDGQLSGFHSRPNGQNPSTVGQFTITQSANAQGIYAGQWSYAGSSSPSKFSTMFPDPCLATQVLNSIAYAEAHRVTCPAGAPSWAWCGQNRPTSGSDNSSQFCPARDGTTFIIAGANLSDGRINTGFPLRQ
- a CDS encoding DUF1995 family protein, which codes for MEQLPKSLEDAIAEAMVATQAALEDGHTRLQVELVFPELRMMPIAQQFLSAFEDRGSRLRVFFPDAGAAALARRDWGDKDYAIRGMGELKAKMQPDEELFIFIEPSSVEVGQLEELCTEAGDRPVVLLNPRLEDIATIGIGYAGRQLRERFLSQFDSCYYLQPTDGAAISRSYPSSWRVWLEREEGEYELIAEEPRKPVGEALNQLLLQATGGDESQAAQPSAIKRPGLLSGLQQFLRALSQ
- a CDS encoding AbrB family transcriptional regulator, giving the protein MGDIPTTPITGKALLQKVKELSHLPRREKARQCGYYTVGKNSQVRVNLADFFEAILAAKGTSLGVDAAKDGRGREPTYRVSVHKNGQLVIGSTYTEKMGLSPGDEFEIKLGYKHIHLIQIDASKQQDEDDEFDEDDEFDDEDE